A portion of the Betta splendens chromosome 2, fBetSpl5.4, whole genome shotgun sequence genome contains these proteins:
- the LOC114843225 gene encoding mitogen-activated protein kinase kinase kinase kinase 4-like isoform X2, whose product MANDSPAKSLVDIDLASLRDPAGIFELVEVVGNGTYGQVYKGRHVKTGQLAAIKVMDVTEDEEEEIKLEINMLKKYSHHRNIATYYGAFIKKSPPGHDDQLWLVMEFCGAGSITDLVKNTKGNQLKEDWIAYISREILRGLAHLHAHHVIHRDIKGQNVLLTENAEVKLVDFGVSAQLDRTVGRRNTFIGTPYWMAPEVIACDENPDATYDYRSDLWSCGITAIEMAEGAPPLCDMHPMRALFLIPRNPPPRLKSKKWSKKFFSFIESSLVKNYTQRPPTEQLLKHPFIRDQPNERQVRIQLKDHIDRTKKKRGEKDETEYEYSGSEEEEEDPPEQEGEPSSIVNVPGESTLRRDFIRLQQENKERSEALRRQQLLQEQQLREQEEYKRQLLAERQKRIEQQKEQRRRLEEQQRREREMRRQQEREQRRREQEEKRRIEEMDRRRKEEEERRRAEDEKRRNDREQEYIRRQLEEEQRHLEMLQEQLLREQAMLLEFKWRELEEQRKAERLHQRLQQEQAYLLSLQHESKQQPGDRTKVPSDHSKPPQTSALPPDRAITATPHAQVLDSVVSVAKGSHESSGASQTFPSDNVKSQAAVPQKTDSDETCPSQLTNSPSPPQPETLSDSKTSQAEPLDLNRPAVSVSHPPQPIGEADERYRKNIQGSPQTAPPPKQPPLPPRSSESFSNGGSSSEAAAMHRPMEPQVQWSHLAALKSSNSAAPSPPPPPPPVVSRSQSFSEPGGVTTSFAQLHLRSQDPHHHHHHPSPARTDPQPHPPLHHPQAQTRAEHQAINEEVPPKVPVRTTSRSPVLSRRESPLPSQPSNQGGQRNASSNLDQRPLWDRVEKLQPRPGSGSSSGSSNSSSQAGSGDRFRPRSSSKSEGSPLQRPENVTKKQDEKNLARPTRPADLTALAKELRAVDDVRPPHKVIEYSSSSEESGTTDEEDDEEVDQEAGDESTSGTEDSRAGRLSNGETESAKTMLVEDSESDQASTPSKDGTLVIRQSTIDIKRLVSLSSSSSSSAGFGQPQPPIYSLPEKNGFSGRIHHLPDLIQQSHHPPSSSSTTIPSSSSSSSSLPSSSSHASPAVSPQNSLDKLIAIESQSETNSISKHKSSSSFTPFIDPRLLQISPSSGSSLNNMAGFGQDGRLADPLRVDPSRKGSVVNVNPVNTRPPSDTPEIRKYKKRFNSEILCAALWGVNLLVGTESGLMLLDRSGQGKVYPLINRRRIQQMDVLEGLNVLVTISGKKNKLRVYYLSWLRNKILHNDPEVEKKQGWVNVGDLEGCVHYKVVKYERIKFLVLALKNSVEVYAWAPKPYHKFMAFKSFGDLVHKPLLVDLTVEEGQRLKVIYGSCSGFHAVDVDSGAVYDIYLPTHIQTSIQCHAIIILPNTDGIELLVCYEDEGVYVNTYGRITKDVVLQWGEMPTSVAYIRSNQIMGWGEKAIEIRSVETGHLDGVFMHKRAQRLKFLCERNDKVFFASVRAGGASQVYFMTLGRTSLMSW is encoded by the exons ATGGCGAACGACTCTCCAGCTAAAAGTCTAGTAGACATCGACTTGGCTTCATTGCGG GATCCCGCTGGGATATTCGAATTGGTGGAGGTGGTTGGAAACGGCACCTATGGACAAGTATACAAG GGACGACATGTCAAGACGGGACAGTTGGCGGCCATTAAGGTCATGGACGTCACAGAG gatgaggaggaggaaattaaaCTGGAGATCAATATGCTGAAGAAATACTCTCACCACAGAAACATAGCCACCTACTACGGTGCTTTCATTAAGAAGAGCCCCCCGGGACATGATGACCAGCTATGG TTGGTGATGGAGTTCTGTGGCGCTGGTTCGATCACAGACCTGGTGAAGAACACCAAAGGGAACCAGCTGAAGGAAGACTGGATCGCCTACATCTCTAGAGAGATTCTCAGA GGTTTGGCCCACTTACATGCCCATCACGTCATCCACCGTGACATTAAGGGCCAGAATGTCCTGCTCACTGAAAATGCAGAAGTCAAACTAG TGGACTTTGGGGTCAGTGCTCAGTTGGATCGAACAGTGGGGAGGAGAAATACCTTTATTGGCACTCCTTACTGGATGGCCCCTGAGGTCATTGCTTGTGACGAGAACCCAGATGCTACATACGATTACAGA AGTGATTTATGGTCTTGTGGTATCACAGCTATTGAGATGGCCGAAGGAGCACCAC CACTTTGCGACATGCACCCAATGCGTGCGCTCTTCCTCATTCCAAGAAACCCTCCTCCAAGGCTCAAGTCCAAAAAATG GTCCAAAAAGTTTTTCAGCTTTATTGAGAGCAGCTTGGTGAAGAACTACACACAGCGACCCccaacagagcagctgctgaaacatcCTTTCATCCGGGATCAGCCCAACGAAAGGCAAGTCCGCATACAGCTCAAAGACCACATCGACCGGACCAAGAagaagaggggagagaaag ATGAGACAGAGTATGAGTACAGCGgtagtgaggaggaggaagaggatcccccagagcaggagggagagccCAG CTCCATTGTCAACGTGCCAGGTGAGTCAACTCTGCGCCGCGATTTCATCCgcctgcagcaggagaacaagGAGCGATCTGAGGCACTCCgtcggcagcagctcctccaggagcagcagctccgggagcaggaggagtacaAGCGTCAACTACTGGCCGAGAGGCAGAAACGCATTGAGCAgcaaaaggagcagaggaggcggctGGAGGAG CAACAGCGGCGAGAACGCGAGATGAGGAGGCAACAGGAGCGCGAGCAGCGTCGCCGCGAGCAAGAGGAGAAGAGGCGAATCGAAGAGATGGATCGTAGAcgtaaagaggaggaggagcgtcgGCGGGCCGAggatgagaagaggaggaacgACCGCGAACAG GAGTACATCAGGCGTCagctggaagaggagcagagacacctggagatgctgcaggagcagctcctccGTGAACAGGCCATGCTGCTG GAGTTCAAGTGGCGGGAGCTCGAGGAGCAGCGCAAGGCAGAGCGACTCCATCAGcgcctgcagcaggagcaggcctACCTGCTGTCGCTCCAGCATGAATCCAAGCAGCAGCCTGGAGACAGGACCAAAGTCCCCTCAGACCATAGCAAACCCCCGCAGACCTCCGCCCTGCCCCCTGACAGAGCCATTACGGCAACCCCGCATGCTCAGGTTCTTGACAGTGTTGTTTCTGTGGCCAAAGGCTCCCACGAGTCCTCCGGAGCCTCTCAGACATTCCCCTCAGACAACGTTAAATCCCAGGCAGCTGTGCCACAGAAGACTGACTCTGATGAAACCTGTCCGAGCCAGCTCACTAATTCCCCTAGCCCCCCTCAGCCTGAAACCCTCAGTGACTCTAAAACCTCCCAGGCAGAACCATTGGACCTCAATAGgcctgctgtgtctgtcagtcatCCTCCTCAGCCTATCGGAGAG GCTGATGAGCGCTACCGTAAGAACATCCAGGGTTCTCCTCAGACCGCCCCTCCTCCCAAGCAGCCACCTCTGCCTCCCCGCTCCTCTGAATCATTCTCCAACGGTGGCTCCTCCTCAGAGGCTGCTGCCATGCACCGGCCCATGGAGCCTCAG GTCCAGTGGTCCCACTTGGCTGCTCTAAAGAGCAGCAACAGCGccgccccctctcctcctcctcctcctccacccgtgGTCTCCCGCTCCCAGTCCTTCAGTGAGCCCGGCGGCGTGACCACTAGCTTTGCACAACTCCACCTGCGTTCCCAGGAcccccaccatcaccatcaccacccaTCACCTGCACGCACTGACCCACAGCCCCATCCTCCCCTACACCACCCTCAGGCCCAGACTAGGGCTGAGCACCAGGCCATCAATGAAGAGGTGCCTCCCAAG GTGCCAGTTAGGACAACATCCCGGTCTCCAGTGCTGTCACGTCGCGAGTCCCCTCTGCCATCGCAGCCCAGCAACCAGGGAGGACAAAGGAATGCTAGCAG TAACTTGGACCAGCGTCCGCTGTGGGACCgggtggagaagctgcagcctcggccaggcagcggcagctcctctggctcctccaACTCCAGCTCACAGGCCGGTTCTGGGGACCGCTTCAGGCCACGCT CTTCCTCTAAATCTGAAGGATCCCCTCTCCAGCGGCCCGAGAACGTTACCAAAAAACAGGATGAAAAGAACCTCGCCAGGCCCACTCGACCAGCT GACCTGACTGCTCTGGCCAAGGAGCTCCGTGCGGTAGACGACGTGCGACCTCCACATAAGGTCATCGAGTACTCCTCCTCAAGCGAGGAATCGGGCACCACTGACgaggaggacgatgaggagGTGGACCAGGAGGCTGGGGACGAGTCCACTTCAGGAACCGAGGACTCCAGGGCTGG GAGGCTAAGTAACGGGGAGACAGAATCTGCCAAGACCATGCTGGTTGAGGACTCGGAAAGCGACCAAGCCTCGACACCTTCGAAGGATGGCACCCTGGTCATTAGACAG AGCACCATTGACATAAAGCGGTTGGTCAGtctctcatcctcatcctcttcctcggcTGGCTTCGGTCAGCCCCAGCCCCCCATCTACAGCCTGCCAGAGAAAAATGGCTTTTCAGGCCGCATACATCACCTGCCAGACCTTATCCAGCAGAGCcatcaccccccctcctcctcctccacgaccatcccttcctcctcctcctcttcttcctccctcccctcttcaTCTAGCCATGCCAGTCCTGCCGTATCCCCACAGAACTCCCTGGACAAACTCATTGCCATAGAG TCCCAGTCAGAGACCAACTCCATTTCCAAACACAAGTCATCCTCATCCTTTACTCCGTTCATTGACCCGCGCCTCCTCCAGATCTCCCCATCCAGTGGCAGCTCTCTCAACAACATGG CTGGATTTGGGCAGGATGGGCGACTTGCAGACCCGCTGAGGGTCGATCCGTCCCGTAAAGGCTCCGTGGTCAACGTCAACCCAGTCAACACGCGCCCACCGAGCGACACTCCAGAGATTCGCAAGTACAAGAAGCGGTTCAACTCTGAGATCCTGTGTGCTGCGCTCTGGG GGGTGAACCTGCTGGTGGGGACAGAGAGTGGTCTGATGCTGCTGGACCGAAGTGGTCAGGGAAAGGTCTACCCCCTTATTAACCGAAGACGCATCCAACAGATGGACGTCCTGGAGGGACTCAATGTCCTGGTCACTATATCAG GTAAAAAGAACAAACTGCGAGTGTATTACTTGTCGTGGCTCAGAAACAAGATTTTGCACAACGACCCTGAGGTGGAGAAGAAGCAGGGCTGGGTTAACGTGGGCGACCTGGAGGGCTGCGTTCACTACAAAGTCG TAAAGTACGAGAGGATTAAGTTCCTGGTGCTGGCCTTGAAGAACTCTGTGGAGGTGTATGCTTGGGCACCCAAACCCTACCACAAATTTATGGCCTTTAAG TCTTTCGGTGACCTGGTGCACAAACCTCTGCTGGTGGACCTGACCGTGGAGGAAGGacagaggttaaaggtcatctATGGCTCCTGCTCAGGCTTCCATGCTGTGGACGTGGACTCTGGTGCTGTCTACGACATCTACCTGCCCACGCAT ATCCAGACCAGCATTCAGTGCCACGCCATCATCATCCTGCCCAACACGGACGGCAttgagctgctggtgtgttatGAGGACGAGGGCGTCTATGTCAACACCTACGGTCGCATCACGAAGGACGTGGTGCTGCAGTGGGGAGAGATGCCAACTTCAGTGG cctacATTAGGTCAAACCAGATCATGGGCTGGGGTGAGAAGGCCATAGAGATCCGCTCTGTGGAGACGGGACACTTGGACGGCGTCTTCATGCACAAGAGAGCTCAGAGACTCAAGTTCCTTTGCGAGAGGAATGATAAG GTTTTCTTTGCATCTGTGCGAGCTGGAGGTGCCAGCCAGGTGTACTTCATGACCCTGGGGCGCACCTCCCTCATGAGCTGGTAG
- the LOC114843225 gene encoding traf2 and NCK-interacting protein kinase-like isoform X4, with protein MANDSPAKSLVDIDLASLRDPAGIFELVEVVGNGTYGQVYKGRHVKTGQLAAIKVMDVTEDEEEEIKLEINMLKKYSHHRNIATYYGAFIKKSPPGHDDQLWLVMEFCGAGSITDLVKNTKGNQLKEDWIAYISREILRGLAHLHAHHVIHRDIKGQNVLLTENAEVKLVDFGVSAQLDRTVGRRNTFIGTPYWMAPEVIACDENPDATYDYRSDLWSCGITAIEMAEGAPPLCDMHPMRALFLIPRNPPPRLKSKKWSKKFFSFIESSLVKNYTQRPPTEQLLKHPFIRDQPNERQVRIQLKDHIDRTKKKRGEKDETEYEYSGSEEEEEDPPEQEGEPSSIVNVPGESTLRRDFIRLQQENKERSEALRRQQLLQEQQLREQEEYKRQLLAERQKRIEQQKEQRRRLEEQQRREREMRRQQEREQRRREQEEKRRIEEMDRRRKEEEERRRAEDEKRRNDREQEYIRRQLEEEQRHLEMLQEQLLREQAMLLADERYRKNIQGSPQTAPPPKQPPLPPRSSESFSNGGSSSEAAAMHRPMEPQVQWSHLAALKSSNSAAPSPPPPPPPVVSRSQSFSEPGGVTTSFAQLHLRSQDPHHHHHHPSPARTDPQPHPPLHHPQAQTRAEHQAINEEVPPKVPVRTTSRSPVLSRRESPLPSQPSNQGGQRNASSNLDQRPLWDRVEKLQPRPGSGSSSGSSNSSSQAGSGDRFRPRCESPASSKSEGSPLQRPENVTKKQDEKNLARPTRPADLTALAKELRAVDDVRPPHKVIEYSSSSEESGTTDEEDDEEVDQEAGDESTSGTEDSRAGRLSNGETESAKTMLVEDSESDQASTPSKDGTLVIRQSTIDIKRLVSLSSSSSSSAGFGQPQPPIYSLPEKNGFSGRIHHLPDLIQQSHHPPSSSSTTIPSSSSSSSSLPSSSSHASPAVSPQNSLDKLIAIESQSETNSISKHKSSSSFTPFIDPRLLQISPSSGSSLNNMAGFGQDGRLADPLRVDPSRKGSVVNVNPVNTRPPSDTPEIRKYKKRFNSEILCAALWGVNLLVGTESGLMLLDRSGQGKVYPLINRRRIQQMDVLEGLNVLVTISGKKNKLRVYYLSWLRNKILHNDPEVEKKQGWVNVGDLEGCVHYKVVKYERIKFLVLALKNSVEVYAWAPKPYHKFMAFKSFGDLVHKPLLVDLTVEEGQRLKVIYGSCSGFHAVDVDSGAVYDIYLPTHIQTSIQCHAIIILPNTDGIELLVCYEDEGVYVNTYGRITKDVVLQWGEMPTSVAYIRSNQIMGWGEKAIEIRSVETGHLDGVFMHKRAQRLKFLCERNDKVFFASVRAGGASQVYFMTLGRTSLMSW; from the exons ATGGCGAACGACTCTCCAGCTAAAAGTCTAGTAGACATCGACTTGGCTTCATTGCGG GATCCCGCTGGGATATTCGAATTGGTGGAGGTGGTTGGAAACGGCACCTATGGACAAGTATACAAG GGACGACATGTCAAGACGGGACAGTTGGCGGCCATTAAGGTCATGGACGTCACAGAG gatgaggaggaggaaattaaaCTGGAGATCAATATGCTGAAGAAATACTCTCACCACAGAAACATAGCCACCTACTACGGTGCTTTCATTAAGAAGAGCCCCCCGGGACATGATGACCAGCTATGG TTGGTGATGGAGTTCTGTGGCGCTGGTTCGATCACAGACCTGGTGAAGAACACCAAAGGGAACCAGCTGAAGGAAGACTGGATCGCCTACATCTCTAGAGAGATTCTCAGA GGTTTGGCCCACTTACATGCCCATCACGTCATCCACCGTGACATTAAGGGCCAGAATGTCCTGCTCACTGAAAATGCAGAAGTCAAACTAG TGGACTTTGGGGTCAGTGCTCAGTTGGATCGAACAGTGGGGAGGAGAAATACCTTTATTGGCACTCCTTACTGGATGGCCCCTGAGGTCATTGCTTGTGACGAGAACCCAGATGCTACATACGATTACAGA AGTGATTTATGGTCTTGTGGTATCACAGCTATTGAGATGGCCGAAGGAGCACCAC CACTTTGCGACATGCACCCAATGCGTGCGCTCTTCCTCATTCCAAGAAACCCTCCTCCAAGGCTCAAGTCCAAAAAATG GTCCAAAAAGTTTTTCAGCTTTATTGAGAGCAGCTTGGTGAAGAACTACACACAGCGACCCccaacagagcagctgctgaaacatcCTTTCATCCGGGATCAGCCCAACGAAAGGCAAGTCCGCATACAGCTCAAAGACCACATCGACCGGACCAAGAagaagaggggagagaaag ATGAGACAGAGTATGAGTACAGCGgtagtgaggaggaggaagaggatcccccagagcaggagggagagccCAG CTCCATTGTCAACGTGCCAGGTGAGTCAACTCTGCGCCGCGATTTCATCCgcctgcagcaggagaacaagGAGCGATCTGAGGCACTCCgtcggcagcagctcctccaggagcagcagctccgggagcaggaggagtacaAGCGTCAACTACTGGCCGAGAGGCAGAAACGCATTGAGCAgcaaaaggagcagaggaggcggctGGAGGAG CAACAGCGGCGAGAACGCGAGATGAGGAGGCAACAGGAGCGCGAGCAGCGTCGCCGCGAGCAAGAGGAGAAGAGGCGAATCGAAGAGATGGATCGTAGAcgtaaagaggaggaggagcgtcgGCGGGCCGAggatgagaagaggaggaacgACCGCGAACAG GAGTACATCAGGCGTCagctggaagaggagcagagacacctggagatgctgcaggagcagctcctccGTGAACAGGCCATGCTGCTG GCTGATGAGCGCTACCGTAAGAACATCCAGGGTTCTCCTCAGACCGCCCCTCCTCCCAAGCAGCCACCTCTGCCTCCCCGCTCCTCTGAATCATTCTCCAACGGTGGCTCCTCCTCAGAGGCTGCTGCCATGCACCGGCCCATGGAGCCTCAG GTCCAGTGGTCCCACTTGGCTGCTCTAAAGAGCAGCAACAGCGccgccccctctcctcctcctcctcctccacccgtgGTCTCCCGCTCCCAGTCCTTCAGTGAGCCCGGCGGCGTGACCACTAGCTTTGCACAACTCCACCTGCGTTCCCAGGAcccccaccatcaccatcaccacccaTCACCTGCACGCACTGACCCACAGCCCCATCCTCCCCTACACCACCCTCAGGCCCAGACTAGGGCTGAGCACCAGGCCATCAATGAAGAGGTGCCTCCCAAG GTGCCAGTTAGGACAACATCCCGGTCTCCAGTGCTGTCACGTCGCGAGTCCCCTCTGCCATCGCAGCCCAGCAACCAGGGAGGACAAAGGAATGCTAGCAG TAACTTGGACCAGCGTCCGCTGTGGGACCgggtggagaagctgcagcctcggccaggcagcggcagctcctctggctcctccaACTCCAGCTCACAGGCCGGTTCTGGGGACCGCTTCAGGCCACGCTGTGAGTCTCCTG CTTCCTCTAAATCTGAAGGATCCCCTCTCCAGCGGCCCGAGAACGTTACCAAAAAACAGGATGAAAAGAACCTCGCCAGGCCCACTCGACCAGCT GACCTGACTGCTCTGGCCAAGGAGCTCCGTGCGGTAGACGACGTGCGACCTCCACATAAGGTCATCGAGTACTCCTCCTCAAGCGAGGAATCGGGCACCACTGACgaggaggacgatgaggagGTGGACCAGGAGGCTGGGGACGAGTCCACTTCAGGAACCGAGGACTCCAGGGCTGG GAGGCTAAGTAACGGGGAGACAGAATCTGCCAAGACCATGCTGGTTGAGGACTCGGAAAGCGACCAAGCCTCGACACCTTCGAAGGATGGCACCCTGGTCATTAGACAG AGCACCATTGACATAAAGCGGTTGGTCAGtctctcatcctcatcctcttcctcggcTGGCTTCGGTCAGCCCCAGCCCCCCATCTACAGCCTGCCAGAGAAAAATGGCTTTTCAGGCCGCATACATCACCTGCCAGACCTTATCCAGCAGAGCcatcaccccccctcctcctcctccacgaccatcccttcctcctcctcctcttcttcctccctcccctcttcaTCTAGCCATGCCAGTCCTGCCGTATCCCCACAGAACTCCCTGGACAAACTCATTGCCATAGAG TCCCAGTCAGAGACCAACTCCATTTCCAAACACAAGTCATCCTCATCCTTTACTCCGTTCATTGACCCGCGCCTCCTCCAGATCTCCCCATCCAGTGGCAGCTCTCTCAACAACATGG CTGGATTTGGGCAGGATGGGCGACTTGCAGACCCGCTGAGGGTCGATCCGTCCCGTAAAGGCTCCGTGGTCAACGTCAACCCAGTCAACACGCGCCCACCGAGCGACACTCCAGAGATTCGCAAGTACAAGAAGCGGTTCAACTCTGAGATCCTGTGTGCTGCGCTCTGGG GGGTGAACCTGCTGGTGGGGACAGAGAGTGGTCTGATGCTGCTGGACCGAAGTGGTCAGGGAAAGGTCTACCCCCTTATTAACCGAAGACGCATCCAACAGATGGACGTCCTGGAGGGACTCAATGTCCTGGTCACTATATCAG GTAAAAAGAACAAACTGCGAGTGTATTACTTGTCGTGGCTCAGAAACAAGATTTTGCACAACGACCCTGAGGTGGAGAAGAAGCAGGGCTGGGTTAACGTGGGCGACCTGGAGGGCTGCGTTCACTACAAAGTCG TAAAGTACGAGAGGATTAAGTTCCTGGTGCTGGCCTTGAAGAACTCTGTGGAGGTGTATGCTTGGGCACCCAAACCCTACCACAAATTTATGGCCTTTAAG TCTTTCGGTGACCTGGTGCACAAACCTCTGCTGGTGGACCTGACCGTGGAGGAAGGacagaggttaaaggtcatctATGGCTCCTGCTCAGGCTTCCATGCTGTGGACGTGGACTCTGGTGCTGTCTACGACATCTACCTGCCCACGCAT ATCCAGACCAGCATTCAGTGCCACGCCATCATCATCCTGCCCAACACGGACGGCAttgagctgctggtgtgttatGAGGACGAGGGCGTCTATGTCAACACCTACGGTCGCATCACGAAGGACGTGGTGCTGCAGTGGGGAGAGATGCCAACTTCAGTGG cctacATTAGGTCAAACCAGATCATGGGCTGGGGTGAGAAGGCCATAGAGATCCGCTCTGTGGAGACGGGACACTTGGACGGCGTCTTCATGCACAAGAGAGCTCAGAGACTCAAGTTCCTTTGCGAGAGGAATGATAAG GTTTTCTTTGCATCTGTGCGAGCTGGAGGTGCCAGCCAGGTGTACTTCATGACCCTGGGGCGCACCTCCCTCATGAGCTGGTAG